Genomic DNA from Syntrophorhabdaceae bacterium:
ATCTCATGGATCCTGTCAATACCCAGCTTTAATCCCACGTTGTAGAAAAAGACGTCACAGGATTCGACGATAGCCCTGTGGATTGCAATATTTCCGTGTCCACCTTTCTTCCAGCATTTAAAAACCCTGTTGCCGAACAAAAATCCGCCACGGCAGAGAAAGGTGGTCCTTTCGTTGATGATGCCCAGTTCCAGGGCCTTCAACGCCAGGGCTATCTTAAAGGTCGATCCCGGCGGGTACCTTCCCTGGGTGACCCTGTTCTGGAGCGGATGGGCTTTGTCGGTAATAATTGCCTGCCAGTCTTCTTTCGTAATGCCTGATGCAAATTTATTGGGATCAAAGGCGGGCCTGCTTGCAAGGACAAGTACACCCCCTGTTTTGGTGTCAAGCGCGACACAGCCGCCCTTTTTATTTTCCATGGCCCTTTCTACAATCGTCTGGAGGTCCATATCGATATTAAGGTGTAAGCTGTTGCCCGCCGTTGGTTCTATGATGTCAAGGGTTCTTACCTCTCTTCCCCTGGCATCGACTTCCACCCTTTTCTCTCCGTCGGTACCCCTGAGATAGCTTTCGTAGTTTTTTTCGAGTCCGTATTTTCCGATATAATCACCCGGAGAGTAGTCCTTGTATTCTTTTGTCTTCAGTTCTTCGTCGTTGATCTCCGATACATATCCCAGCGCATGGGCGAGCATCTGCCCGTAAGGATAGTTTCTCTTCGGCTCTATCTGGATGCTTACTCCCGGAATATAAACCCTGTGTGCCTCGATCTTTGCAACCTCATCCATCGGTATATCGGATTTGATCTTAACGGGGAATGATGGAGGCATCCTGCTTGCAGCCTTGAGCTTA
This window encodes:
- the mrdA gene encoding penicillin-binding protein 2; the protein is MKEETPTSKFKWCNLILIITMTVLLIRLWDLQIMRGSEMRRLSEQNRIRIKKVVAPRGIMYDRSGRVVADTRPSFNAYITPEDIKDFSQTVDGLAKLLDADREDIIDKLKAASRMPPSFPVKIKSDIPMDEVAKIEAHRVYIPGVSIQIEPKRNYPYGQMLAHALGYVSEINDEELKTKEYKDYSPGDYIGKYGLEKNYESYLRGTDGEKRVEVDARGREVRTLDIIEPTAGNSLHLNIDMDLQTIVERAMENKKGGCVALDTKTGGVLVLASRPAFDPNKFASGITKEDWQAIITDKAHPLQNRVTQGRYPPGSTFKIALALKALELGIINERTTFLCRGGFLFGNRVFKCWKKGGHGNIAIHRAIVESCDVFFYNVGLKLGIDRIHE